The sequence AATCCCACCTATTGTCGGCCCCATTGCAGGTACAATTCCAACAAGGAATCCCATCAAGCCCATGAAAAATCCCCATTTTTCCTCGGGCATTATCCTGAAAATTAATATCTGGCCTATCGGCATTAAAATACCAGTTCCCATTGCTTCCAAAATTCTACCAACAATCAACATTTCAATGCTTGTTGATAAAAAACAAAGCACCGAACCCATTATGAATAATATAAGAGATGTTGTCATGATTGTTTTAATTTTAAATCTTTTTGTAATGTATGCTGTTGGGGGAATCATTACTCCAAGCACCAATAGAAAAACGGAGTATGTCCATTGTGCGGTTGCAGAAGATATTGCAAAATCATTCATATAATAAGGCAAACTTGTTGTTACAATACTCTGTGAGATTAAAGTAATTGAAGAAGCCAGTATAATTATAATTAAAGTTATTAAACCATTTCTATTTTCAAAATCCATAATAGGTTCCATAAAAATTCAGTTGTCTGAGAAAGAATTATCTAACAGATAACATATTATTATTTTTTAATAATTTTTAAATATTTTGAAAAAATTACTTAAGAAGTATTAAATCACCCAGATACCTAATTTTTATCCATGTTTCAATATTCTCTGAATATAAAAAAATTAAAATATTTTAGTTTGTGAGTCAATATAACCCTCGATTCATTAATCTCTTTTACATCATCACACTCTTTTACCTCACCAATCAGCAGGGGAGAATCCAGATTATAGAACTTTTATTTCTTGACCCGCTTCATTTAACTTTTTGTAAAACAGTATAAAAATTATCTACTACAAATTAGAAATATTGTTTAATATAGTACGAACAATTAATGCTTAAAAGTACCATTATTACCATTACTTTTTAGTGAAATTCGTTTTATTGTTAACTATAGGTGCCCCAATCAAAAATTGGATATACAAATCAAAAATTTTAAAGAAAATCTGAAAAATTATTTTTGCAAAAGTCTACTAAAAAATAAAGAAATAAATAGGTTATAGAAAACATGTTTTGGATGATTTTAAATTTGAAAACAGCCCGGTTCTTCGAGATGCTGAAGTGGAATATAGTCCAAACAGAAGTCCAAAATATGACGACATGTATTCCAAAAATATCAGTTACCTCATTATCTATAATTTTTCAATCAGTACAATTTGATTTATCATCAATATAAATACTACAATTTCCATATATAATAATAACATTCGATATAATAATTTTCAATTGTTCAAACAGGATGTTTCATCCAAAAATGGAGTTACTTTTAGTGCTCATATTAAGAATTAAGTGGAATTAGGGTAATTTAAATGAAAATGTATAAAGATTATAGGAGATTAGAAAATATTGATGAACTTCGTATTTATGATATTAATGAAAAAGAATTATATACTCCAACACCCCTTGAATTTCATGTCGATGAAGTTCCATATCCACAGCTCATAAGCAATATCCCCATGGATGTAAACATTTTAATACCTCATAACGATGGAAATGATTTTATAATCAAATCAGCGGGAAACTTTATACTTAATCAAGGAAATCTCCAATTGGATGATGTGCGAGGAAGATTATTAAGCAAGGTTTCACCGGTTTTATATGAAATCTTTCACGAGTCTCTCCATGAAGTCTATAAATCTCAAGAAACAAAGGTGATACATGTCTTCTATTACGGTACGGAAAAGTTATCCAAAATCACCATTGTCAAGATTCTTTATGAAATGAACAGGATATTTGTTTTTGCAGACCACATCAACACCGACAAGGGCACTTCCGACGAATTTGAAAAAATTCAGTATGCTGAGGATAAAGTCAACATGATGGAATACTTCACACAAACTGGAAGTTACCGCAGAATTGATGGAAAATATACATGGACACAAGGAATATATAACATCATAAATCGCCCTAGGGAAGACTATGACGATTATCACAACATTGTTTTTGATCTTGCCATTCCAGAAGACAAGGAACTGATTGAAAGAATCTTAAAAATTATGGATACTGACACCACCCATCATGAAGACCTAATCAGAATCAAAACCGATGATGGAACCTTGAAGTATCTTGAAATTAACCTATATTCTAACTTCGATGAAAACGGAAACCTAATCAGCCGTTACGGTTTATTTAACGATGTAACCCAATACTCTAAAAAATCCATGACAAAACCTGTTGATTTCCTATTGCAGGGCTTTAAAAACAGCAAGAAACTGGCATTATTAATCGAACCGCTAAATCCCAAACATTTTGAATTTTCAGAAGGATTTTATTATTTTATAAATAAAAATCCAAAAGATTATGTTCATTCCCGTGATGTTATCAACAATATCGTTGAAGATGAAACAAAAAAACAGATTATCAGATTAATTGAAGGAGAATTGGACAGAATTGATGAAACATTCACATATAATGTCAATGGGGATGAAAATAATCAAAAAATCTGTGAACTGTACATTGAACGCTTTGAATTTAGCAAA comes from uncultured Methanobrevibacter sp. and encodes:
- a CDS encoding sensor histidine kinase translates to MKMYKDYRRLENIDELRIYDINEKELYTPTPLEFHVDEVPYPQLISNIPMDVNILIPHNDGNDFIIKSAGNFILNQGNLQLDDVRGRLLSKVSPVLYEIFHESLHEVYKSQETKVIHVFYYGTEKLSKITIVKILYEMNRIFVFADHINTDKGTSDEFEKIQYAEDKVNMMEYFTQTGSYRRIDGKYTWTQGIYNIINRPREDYDDYHNIVFDLAIPEDKELIERILKIMDTDTTHHEDLIRIKTDDGTLKYLEINLYSNFDENGNLISRYGLFNDVTQYSKKSMTKPVDFLLQGFKNSKKLALLIEPLNPKHFEFSEGFYYFINKNPKDYVHSRDVINNIVEDETKKQIIRLIEGELDRIDETFTYNVNGDENNQKICELYIERFEFSKKNHSLGFLSDITDEMNKQRELRESNEHKIMLIKEVHHRVKNNLQILNSFLNLEKRVYRNEPDVIIDHMQTRLTSLAILHEKTYNTQDLKNINLNEFIEDQDSQIRNIVSMDDSVEFESIVDEDLNLTIEVITPLLLIIDELNMNALKHAFPDETIKNKKITKIITKIDEDTAQMTFKDNGVGIEDPKSISKNLGCTIIKSLTKQLDGEIELVEYKNGTEYKLTFPIKMVHTIHG